One part of the Clarias gariepinus isolate MV-2021 ecotype Netherlands chromosome 24, CGAR_prim_01v2, whole genome shotgun sequence genome encodes these proteins:
- the arhgap35b gene encoding rho GTPase-activating protein 35 — translation MMMAKKQDSRVPTYNLVVVGLSGTEKEKGPCGVGKSCLCNRFVRPSADDFHLDHTSVLSTSDFGGRVVNNDHFLFWGEVERVMEDGSECRMHVVEQTEFIDDQTFQPHRSTALQPYIKRAASTKLASAEKLMYFCTDQLGLEQDFEQKQMPEGKLQVDGFLLCVDVSRGMNRSFDDQMKFVTNLYNHLGKTKKPVVLVLTKCDEGVERYIKDSHTFAINKKNLQVVETSARSNVNVDLAFLTLIQLIDKGRGKHKIIPYFEALKHQSQIIATAKDRYEWLVNHIVKNHNETWPAISRRMQPSPEYKEYVFLEGTAKAKKLFQQHVHRLKQEHIERRRKAYLSALPLALGSLVSELAEIEHLSWSGVQKVLESKKDFDHWFVVLEDAPWEDTPHLDNMEDERIPFDVLDTTAAEIIFDAHLEHLRNECKRAEMRHEFKMKLASSPFVTPGKPWEEARSFIMNEDFYQWLEEPEYLDIYNRHQKVIIDRAKEDFQELLLEYSELFYELEVDAKPSKEKMGAIQEALGEEQRFKALQKLQAERDALVLKHIHFVYHPTKDTCPSCPYCIDSKIEQILALCFPMRYPSFGKSNIHETKAERINLVILGKDGLARELANEIRAMCANDDYYVLEGRIYELILRPIEGNVRLPVNSFHTATFTPHGCLCLYNSKESLSYVLESIEKLRDSTLGRRDNHIAQLPLSLLLVTKRGVGALSDLGGETAQILISQGQQVAMKLQCEFLEPASPGSGYGRNVNEKQINQVLKGLLETRRNAMFRSGSPSSPPLPPSIRDLQQDQSPEADLRIVMCLMCGDSYDVDQLLSPFLLPQHCRPTSSSGNSVLLDQTVGDNRLTIELSLLSYHASFTMRKSRLVHGYIGVYSARRKASLETLCALLCEVPDIVPVQLLAVGETETELTDSESARELLVQGEELAHEIEGRFASVVCGPGGVVGGLHRIDLLHSFFMEVAEKKTLVEATHVYDNAAEASSTNENVYSPHCGSPSPVTMLLDYEEDMEASPPYFDGTLTSHSSFKLPDLDAGDTFSVISDLSTFENKLNNKVPLHMRPKPSVTFDIRKHNFNPYMDTSHRRSLTSNVTWPPCGDGLYDPSDYAEPMDAVSKPRPSHEENIYSVPHDSTQGKIITIRNSNRMHSNGGVNGSDSEGDGSSLERHRKFSSAGVKPRLYRDRSKRLGKFSSFRTSFSIGSDDEFGGPPKTKEDDVTVLKGESLIEEGDDKKRNILRSLRRPGKKTRLKPRHSISKPLESTYFGVPLGNVVSPDRPIPVFIDKCIRFIEATGLTTEGLYRVSGNKSEMESMQRQFEQDHGLDLVEKDFPVNTVAGALKSFFSELPDPLVPYSLQVELVEAFKINDREQRLQTMKDVLRRFPRENYEVFKHVMSHLNKVSQWNRVNLMTSENLSICFWPTLMRPDFTTMDALTATRTYQTIIETFIHQCAFFFYNQAPVESPTGLYGTLVPSVLPPSPSAAPSCTPPPPHFSPALHSPPSSPPQSPLTIPSETHTL, via the exons ATGATGATGGCTAAAAAGCAAGATTCACGGGTGCCTACCTACAACCTAGTTGTAGTTGGTCTTTCAGgcactgagaaagaaaaaggccCCTGCGGCGTTGGCAAGTCTTGCCTTTGTAATCGCTTTGTCCGCCCTAGTGCAGATGACTTTCACCTTGATCACACGTCTGTGTTGAGCACCAGTGATTTTGGTGGCCGAGTTGTCAACAATGACCATTTCCTGTTCTGGGGAGAGGTGGAGCGTGTCATGGAGGATGGCTCCGAGTGTAGGATGCATGTGGTGGAGCAGACCGAGTTTATCGATGACCAGACCTTCCAACCACATCGTAGCACAGCTTTACAGCCTTACATCAAAAGAGCTGCTTCCACAAAACTGGCCTCTGCCGAAAAGCTTATGTACTTTTGTACAGACCAGTTGGGCCTGGAGCAGGACTTTGAGCAAAAGCAAATGCCAGAGGGAAAGCTGCAGGTAGATGGATTTCTACTTTGTGTCGACGTAAGTCGAGGGATGAACCGTAGCTTTGATGATCAAATGAAGTTTGTTACCAATCTGTATAATCATCTAGGTAAAACTAAAAAGCCTGTTGTGCTGGTTCTTACTAAGTGTGATGAAGGTGTTGAGCGATACATCAAGGACTCTCATACGTTTGCCATTAATAAAAAGAACTTGCAAGTTGTCGAAACATCAGCTCGATCTAATGTCAACGTAGACCTAGCTTTCCTTACTCTGATTCAACTCATTGATAAGGGAAGGGGCAAGCATAAGATAATACCTTATTTTGAGGCTTTAAAACATCAGAGCCAAATTATTGCCACTGCAAAGGACCGCTATGAATGGTTAGTCAACCACATAGTTAAGAATCACAACGAGACCTGGCCTGCGATCAGCCGTCGTATGCAACCATCACCGGAATACAAGGAGTATGTCTTTTTAGAAGGTACAGCTAAAGCTAAAAAGCTTTTTCAGCAGCATGTTCATCGGCTTAAACAGGAGCACATTGAGAGACGTCGTAAGGCATATTTAAGTGCGCTCCCACTGGCCTTGGGTTCCTTAGTGTCTGAACTGGCTGAAATCGAGCATTTAAGCTGGTCTGGGGTGCAGAAGGTACTGGAGTCCAAAAAGGACTTTGACCACTGGTTTGTGGTGCTGGAGGATGCACCCTGGGAGGACACACCACATCTTGACAATATGGAGGATGAACGCATTCCCTTTGATGTGCTGGATACAACTGCTGCGGAAATCATATTTGATGCGCATCTTGAACATCTGCGGAATGAGTGCAAGCGTGCTGAGATGCGGCATGAATTTAAGATGAAGCTGGCATCCTCACCTTTTGTCACCCCTGGCAAGCCTTGGGAAGAGGCACGGAGCTTCATAATGAATGAAGACTTCTATCAGTGGTTAGAGGAGCCAGAATACTTGGATATCTATAACAGGCACCAAAAGGTGATTATAGACAGGGCAAAGGAGGATTTCCAGGAACTTCTGCTAGAGTATTCTGAGCTTTTTTATGAACTTGAAGTGGATGCTAAACCAAGTAAAGAAAAGATGGGCGCGATTCAGGAAGCACTGGGAGAAGAGCAACGATTCAAGGCGTTGCAGAAGCTGCAGGCAGAAAGAGATGCCTTAGTATTAAAGCACATCCATTTTGTTTATCACCCAACCAAGGATACTTGCCCAAGCTGCCCATACTGTATTGATAGCAAGATTGAGCAAATATTAGCGTTGTGCTTCCCTATGCGCTATCCTTCCTTTGGAAAATCTAATATTCATGAAACCAAAGCAGAAAGGATAAATTTGGTGATTCTGGGCAAAGACGGTTTAGCAAGAGAGTTGGCAAATGAGATTCGGGCCATGTGTGCCAATGATGACTACTATGTACTTGAAGGCAGAATCTATGAGCTAATTCTCAGGCCTATTGAAGGTAATGTTAGGCTTCCTGTTAACTCCTTCCATACTGCCACGTTCACACCTCATGGATGCCTGTGTTTGTACAATTCCAAGGAGTCTTTGTCTTATGTTCTAGAAAGTATTGAGAAGTTGCGAGACTCCACGCTTGGCAGAAGGGATAACCACATAGCCCAACTTCCTTTGTCTCTCTTGTTAGTCACTAAGAGAGGTGTAGGAGCTTTGAGTGACCTTGGTGGAGAGACAGCCCAAATCTTAATCTCACAAGGTCAGCAGGTAGCCATGAAACTGCAATGTGAATTTTTAGAACCGGCATCCCCTGGCTCAGGCTATGGCCGGAATGTGaatgaaaaacagataaacCAAGTGTTAAAAGGCTTGTTAGAGACAAGAAGAAATGCTATGTTTCGTAGTGGTTCTCCATCTTCACCTCCTTTGCCTCCGAGTATCAGAGACCTGCAGCAGGACCAGAGTCCAGAGGCAGACTTGCGTATTGTCATGTGTCTAATGTGTGGCGATTCCTATGATGTAGACCAACTTCTATCCCCCTTCTTACTGCCTCAGCATTGCAGGCCAACCAGTTCCAGTGGTAATTCAGTGTTGCTTGACCAGACAGTCGGTGACAACAGGCTAACAATAGAGCTGTCCCTGCTATCATATCATGCTTCTTTTACCATGCGCAAGAGTCGGCTCGTACACGGTTACATAGGTGTTTACTCTGCCCGCCGCAAAGCCTCATTGGAAACCTTGTGTGCCTTACTCTGTGAGGTTCCAGACATTGTTCCAGTTCAGCTGTTAGCTGTAGGAGAAACTGAGACAGAGCTTACAGACTCTGAGTCTGCACGAGAGCTGTTGGTCCAGGGTGAAGAACTAGCCCATGAAATCGAGGGTCGTTTTGCTAGTGTGGTCTGTGGACCAGGTGGAGTTGTGGGAGGACTGCACAGAATTGATCTTCTGCACTCCTTCTTCATGGAGGTAGCAGAGAAGAAGACTCTTGTTGAGGCAACTCATGTATACGATAATGCTGCAGAGGCCAGTAGCACAAATGAGAATGTGTATTCACCCCATTGTGGTTCCCCTAGTCCTGTAACTATGCTGTTAGATTATGAGGAGGACATGGAAGCTTCACCGCCTTACTTCGATGGCACCCTCACCTCTCATAGCAGCTTCAAGCTTCCTGACTTGGATGCAGGCGACACATTCTCTGTCATTTCTGACCTTAGTACTTTTGAGAACAAGCTGAACAACAAAGTTCCTTTACATATGAGGCCCAAACCCAGTGTCACGTTTGACATCAGAAAGCACAACTTCAACCCGTATATGGACACTAGCCATCGGCGATCTCTCACCTCCAATGTCACCTGGCCTCCCTGTGGGGATGGGTTGTATGATCCGTCTGACTACGCTGAGCCAATGGATGCTGTTTCCAAGCCCCGACCAAGCCATGAGGAAAACATTTACTCAGTGCCACATGACAGTACGCAGGGTAAGATCATCACCATACGGAACTCCAACAGAATGCACTCTAATGGAGGTGTGAATGGCTCAGATAGCGAAGGGGATGGCAGTTCTTTGGAGAGACACAGGAAGTTCTCTTCTGCAGGAGTAAAACCACGATTGTACCGTGATCGATCAAAGCGCCTAGGCAAGTTCAGCAGCTTCCGCACCAGTTTCTCCATTGGCAGTGATGACGAGTTTGGTGGTCCCCCGAAAACAAAGGAGGATGACGTGACTGTTTTAAAAGGAGAGTCGCTGATTGAGGAAGGGGATGATAAGAAAAGGAACATTCTGAGGAGCCTTCGTCGACCAGGCAAG AAAACTAGACTAAAGCCTCGACACTCAATCTCCAAGCCCCTGGAGAGTACATACTTTGGGGTGCCACTGGGTAATGTTGTGTCACCTGACAGACCCATACCAGTGTTCATCGACAAATGTATCCGCTTCATTGAGGCCACAG GGTTGACTACGGAGGGTCTATACAGAGTGAGTGGCAACAAATCGGAGATGGAGAGCATGCAGCGGCAGTTTGAGCAGG ACCATGGTCTTGACCTGGTAGAGAAGGACTTTCCTGTGAACACAGTAGCTGGAGCTTTAAAGAGCTTTTTCTCTGAGCTGCCCGATCCATTGGTCCCATACAGTCTACAAGTGGAGCTGGTCGAAGCCTTCA AGATAAATGACCGAGAGCAGCGGCTACAGACCATGAAGGATGTGCTGAGGAGATTTCCGCGTGAGAACTACGAAGTTTTCAAACACGTCATGAGCCACCTGAACAA GGTTAGCCAGTGGAACAGAGTCAATCTAATGACCAGCGAGAACTTATCCATCTGCTTCTGGCCCACGCTCATGCGTCCCGACTTCACCACCATGGACGCTCTCACAGCCACACGCACCTACCAGACCATCATCGAGACCTTCATCCACCAGTGCGCCTTTTTCTTCTACAACCAAGCGCCCGTCGAATCTCCCACAGGCCTCTATGGCACCCTGGTGCCCTCCGTGCTGCCCCCTTCACCTAGCGCCGCCCCCTCGTGCACCCCTCCGCCTCCGCACTTCAGCCCGGCGCTGCACTCGCCTCCCAGCTCTCCTCCTCAGAGCCCTCTCACCATCCCCTCAGAGACGCACACACTGTGA
- the tmprss13b gene encoding transmembrane protease serine 13b, whose amino-acid sequence MENTEGNIVNGENPPPYYLVVKPSDPPPSYANIDELWETPPVVPYYINEPLPPVFPPHVAQRIIITTEQYHPDQRRSSLVVIRHKKARCYGGSGVSAFIIILIGIALWLGVRYGITMMSRRNMDTCPSNTVICDGHVDCKQGSDETICVRFGAGNELQVMTSNSNGFLPICYDDWNQSLATQTCKQLGFRGCYQYGSLTSTSTSFLFVSQSSDTIQGKVNVSTSCPDKETVSLQCTNCGLSQSSSRIIGGDEADPGQWPWQVSLHFQGSHVCGGSVISQDFIVSAAHCFPSDPPAWQVPANWRVYLGVESQYMLPAPQYIADIIIHELYNPNTHDNDIALLKLTQPINFTGMVQPVCLPAYDQVVLADTECWTTGFGTTEEGEDHGSIQLMEVEVEIIDRSLCNTAYKGLISNDMLCAGDMNGGKDACQGDSGGPLVCQDDDGHWYLYGVTSWGIGCGRVNRPGVYTDVHSYVAWIHSKIEEYRP is encoded by the exons ATGGAGAACACAGAAGGCAACATAGTG AATGGCGAGAACCCTCCACCATACTACTTGGTGGTGAAGCCCAGTGATCCCCCTCCTTCATACGCCAATATCGATGAGTTATGGGAAACCCCTCCAGTTGTCCCCTACTACATAAACGAACCTCTGCCTCCAGTATTCCCTCCTCATGTGGCTCAACGTATCATCATTACCACAGAGCAATATCACCCAG ATCAGAGGCGGAGCAGCCTGGTGGTGATCCGGCATAAAAAAGCACGCTGCTATGGAGGCTCAGGCGTCTCTGCCTTTATTATAATTCTCATCGGAATTGCACTCTGGCTCGGAG TGCGATATGGCATAACGATGATGTCCAGAAGGAATATGGACACCTGCCCGTCCAATACTGTCATCTGTGATGGACATGTCGATTGCAAACAGGGAAGCGACGAGACTATTTGCG TAAGGTTTGGAGCTGGAAATGAACTCCAGGTCATGACCTCAAACTCCAACGGTTTCCTTCCCATCTGCTATGATGACTGGAATCAGAGCCTGGCTACCCAGACCTGTAAACAGCTCGGGTTCAGAGG ATGTTACCAGTACGGTTCTCTAACATCGACCTCAACATCATTTCTTTTTGTGTCTCAGTCTTCAGACACCATACAGGGAAAGGTTAATGTCAG CACGTCATGTCCTGATAAAGAGACAGTGTCTCTCCAATGCACTA ACTGCGGGCTTTCACAGAGCAGCTCGCGGATCATTGGAGGAGACGAAGCGGATCCCGGCCAGTGGCCATGGCAGGTCAGCCTGCATTTCCAAGGCTCTCATGTGTGCGGAGGATCTGTGATTTCACAGGATTTTATAGTGAGTGCTGCACACTGCTTTCCCAG TGACCCTCCTGCCTGGCAGGTTCCAGCTAACTGGCGTGTGTACCTGGGGGTGGAGTCACAGTACATGCTTCCAGCACCGCAGTACATCGCTGACATCATCATACACGAGCTGTACAACCCGAACACACACGACAATGACATTGCGCTGCTCAAACTCACCCAGCCCATCAACTTTACcg GTATGGTCCAGCCTGTATGTCTCCCTGCATACGACCAGGTTGTTCTTGCAGACACAGAATGCTGGACAACAGGATTCGGAACGACAGAGGaaggagaag acCATGGTTCCATTCAGTTAATGGAGGTGGAAGTAGAGATCATTGATAGATCCTTGTGTAACACCGCCTACAAAGGACTCATCTCTAATGACATGCTGTGTGCAGGAGACATGAATGGGGGAAAAGACGCCtgccag GGTGACAGTGGAGGTCCTTTGGTGTGTCAAGACGATGACGGCCACTGGTATCTCTATGGCGTGACAAGCTGGGGGATTGGGTGTGGCCGTGTCAACAGGCCAGGTGTCTACACTGATGTGCACAGTTATGTAGCGTGGATCCACAGCAAGATagag GAATACAGACCGTGA
- the tmprss4b gene encoding transmembrane protease serine 4b has translation MPHQSRRLSKLKIERKTRLRFALIMFCCVLLASVILALGLYYIIRHVNSNFYYCNQSQTFIPAVNVCDGKFDCDAGEDELNCVSKLWANTTHPVRLMGKSLVLQVFLNGKTWSTVCADNWRTQYSRLACQQLGYTKSPRSIQVPVRSLPPDLQSSFSALDNESQDSSTSIQSLLSMRDKCTSGFVISLSCSDCGEAVGEDRIVGGTDTTIESWPWQVSLHWDMQHVCGGSLISTRWIISAAHCFVGRNRALSQWSVILGQTYLTSSRAVPVESIVMNQAYDPVSHDYDIAMVRLASEVLPGATIHPVCLPPYQLSISVGDNLVVTGWGILHENGQLSDVLQKAMVPLIAWSTCSSASIYGSAVTPRMLCAGFLKGGVDSCQGDSGGPLVFQSSRWQLVGVVSWGDGCAREGLPGVYTDVRQLLNWIYIIMDKYP, from the exons ATGCCTCATCAGTCAAGACGATTGTCAAAGTTGAAGATAGAGAGGAAGACCAGGCTGAGGTTTGCCCTGATCATGTTCTGCTGTGTTCTGCTTGCATCAGTCATACTGGCACTTGGGCTATACTACA TCATCAGACACGTCAATTCAAATTTTTACTACTGCAATCAGTCTCAGACGTTCATTCctgctgtaaatgtgtgtgacgGGAAGTTTGACTGCGATGCCGGAGAGGACGAGCTCAACTGCGTGTCCAAGCTGTGGGCCAACACCACACATCCAG tgaggtTGATGGGCAAGAGTTTGGTTCTGCAGGTCTTCCTCAACGGCAAAACTTGGAGCACTGTATGTGCGGACAACTGGAGAACCCAATACTCTCGATTAGCCTGCCAACAACTAGGTTACACAAA GAGCCCACGGAGTATTCAAGTGCCCGTCCGGAGTCTACCTCCTGACCTACAGAGTTCGTTCAGTGCCTTGGATAATGAAAGCCAAGACTCAAGCACAAGCATCCAGAGTTTACTTAGCATGAG AGATAAGTGCACCTCCGGCTTTGTGATCTCACTGTCTTGCTCAG actGTGGCGAGGCGGTTGGTGAAGATCGGATCGTCGGTGGTACGGATACGACTATCGAGTCGTGGCCATGGCAGGTCAGTTTGCACTGGGACATGCAGCACGTGTGTGGAGGATCGCTGATCTCGACCCGATGGATAATCAGCGCCGCTCACTGCTTCGTTGG GAGAAACAGAGCGCTGAGCCAGTGGAGTGTGATTTTAGGCCAAACCTATTTGACCTCATCCAGGGCCGTGCCAGTCGAAAGCATTGTGATGAACCAAGCCTACGACCCAGTGTCACATGACTACGACATCGCCATGGTCCGACTGGCCTCTGAGGTTCTTCCCGGAG cCACAATCCATCCCGTCTGCCTCCCTCCATACCAGCTGTCAATCAGTGTGGGGGACAACCTTGTTGTGACTGGGTGGGGCATCCTACACGAGAACG GCCAGCTGTCGGATGTGCTTCAGAAAGCCATGGTTCCTCTTATTGCCTGGTCCACTTGTTCCAGTGCGTCAATCTACGGTTCCGCCGTCACTCCCAGAATGCTGTGCGCCGGCTTTCTGAAAGGAGGAGTAGACTCCTGTCAG GGGGACAGCGGGGGTCCGTTGGTGTTCCAGTCCTCCCGGTGGCAGTTGGTGGGTGTGGTGAGCTGGGGAGACGGCTGTGCCCGTGAGGGCCTGCCTGGGGTTTACACCGacgtcagacagctgctgaactGGATTTATATTATCAtggat AAATACCCCTAA